GGTAATGGCATCACAAATCTGACTTATGTATGGCAAAGAAAACTCACGGTATTGTTTTGGCGATAAAATTCCCGCCCAACTGTCAAAGAGCTGTACCAGGTCAGCCCCGTGGAGGATCTGTGTTTTCAGATACATGATGGTGGTATCGGTTATTTTTTGGAGCAAAGAGTGAGAAAGTTCAGGGTCGGTAAACATCATTTTTTTTGCCTTGGAAAAAGTCTTGGAGCCTTTTCCTTCCACCATATAACAGAAAATAGTAAAAGGAGCACCTGCAAAACCAATCAATGGCACCCGTCCGTTGAGTTCTTTTTTTACAATATCCAATGCATCAAACACATACCCCAGATTATCAATGGCCGACGTAGTATTAAGCCCTTGAAGATCATCCAGCGATTGGATTGTTTTCGGGAAATTTGGCCCTTTTGCCTCAATCATTTCATAAGGCAGCCCCATGGCTTCGGGTACTACCAAAATATCAGAAAATATTATTGCGGCATCTACTCCCAGTATATCTACGGGTTGGATGGTGACTTCCGCGGCCATTTCGGGAGTTGTGGCCAGTTTAATAAAACTTCCGGCGGTTTCACGTACTTTTCGGTATTCGGGCAAGATTCTCCCGGCCTGACGCATCATCCATACGGGCACTCTTTCCACATGCTGGCCTTTGGCTGCCCTTAAAATAAGATCATTTTGTAAATTCATAAGGCAAAATTACAAACGAAAGTCCCGGCCAAAACCATGACCGGGACTAAATATGAATATTTTTAGTGAAAATCTTTAAAAACATATCTGACGACAGTGTTTATCGTCAATTAAGAACGAAAATCTTTTTAAGAATTATTTGTTTGCAGCCAAACTTTCTTTGGTCGAAACCGGATAATAATTGTATTTACTCTGAATTTTTTCCAATTCTTTCTGCAGATAATTAGGAGGATAAAAACCCTTATATTTTCCTACAGCCCCTTCTTTTGGATCAAATACCATAATAGTAGGGAATACATCTACAGCAAACCGGTCAACGATTTCCATACCATCAAAGGTATCAATGTCAACTTTGTAAATGATGTAATTTTGAGCGATATAATTTCCCAGAGACTTATCGGAGAAAGTTTCGCGGTCGAGTTTTTGACAGGGACCGCACCATTGAGCCCAGAAATCAAGGATAACCATTTTTTTCTGTTTTTTGGCCTCTCTGATGAGATTGTCATAAGATCCGGAGTAAAACTCTGTTCCTCCGTTTGACTTAACTTTATCTGATTTAAACGAGGATATGCCCGTTACCAGTAAAGTTGAAATTAAGAAAGCTACGATCGTTTTCATTAGGAAATATTTAATGCTTTTTAAGGTGTGTTTCAAATACCTTGCCAGTATTTTTTTCAAAATTAAGCAAAATTTGAATATCGCAAATCTAATAACGTATAAATTGTTGATTTTATGATATATATCAAAAAAAAATATCCGGACTTTCTATGAAAAATCCGGATATCCCGATTATTGAAATATGATTATTATACTTTCCAAACCCAACCAAAAGTGTCAGGTTCCTGACCAGTTCTGATTGAATTGAGTTTATTTTTCAGCTTACTGGAAAGAGAATTCTCAGTGATAGCCGGCAAATCAAAATCTACACCTTCAAAGCCAATGGCCGCAAAAGGAGATACCACTACTGCTGTACCAGCTCCAAAAACCTCAGTCACTTCACCGTTTTTGATTCCTTCAATGATTTCTTCCACCGATACGCGTCTTTCTTCAACTTCAATGCCCATATTTTTGGCAAGTTGAATCAAAGTATCACGGGTAATGCCTTTCAAAATTGTAGTGCTTACGGCAGGAGTAATTATTTTTCCATTTTTCACAAACATCACATTCATAGTACCTGACTCCTCGAAATATTTGTGTTCGATAGCGTCGGTCCACAGTAACTGGGTGTAACCTTGCTGAGCCGCAAGTTTGGCTGGATACAATGATGCCGCATAGTTTCCGGCACATTTGGCATAACCCACACCACCCGGTGCAGCCCTTATAAACTCAGTTTCAACTTTTACTTTTGGAGGAGTACTGTAGTATTTTCCTGCAGGACTCAAGATAATCATAAACCTGTAATTGAGCGAAGGTCTTACCCCAAGATACTCATCACTTGAAAACATGAACGGTCTCAAATACAGTGAGTTGTCTTCACCTTTTGGTACCCAGGCTGCGTCAATTCTAAGCAATTCTTCAAGGCCCCCTATAAATATTTCCTCCGGTACAGTGGTCATACACATACGTTCAGCTGAAATGTTGAAACGTTTGAAGTTTTCCAAAGGTCTGAACATCAAAACTTCATCCTGCTCGTTTTTGAAAGCTTTCATTCCTTCAAAAATCGACTGACCATAATGTAAAGATGACAAGGCAGGGTTAAATGCCATATCGCCAAATGGCACGATTTCGGGAGTTTGCCACTCGCCATTGACACAATCAGCCACCAGCATATGATCGGTAAAAACTGTACCAAAGACGATGTTTTCAGGGTCTAACTGGTCGATTCTACTTTTTTCAGTAAGTCTTACATTGATGTTAATTGTATCTGTTGCCATATCTATAAAATTATTTTGGATTGCAATTTATTTATTTTTTTTGAAAAAAAATAGTTGTTAAGACAATTAAATTTCAAATAAAAGGACATTAAAACGAAATTTATTGGTCACAAATAAAGTTAAAACTATGCAATTTATTGCATCTCACTTTAGTTTCTAAAAATTTTGTAACTTTAAGTTATGGAATTTCAAAGAATAGGCGGACATACAGTATCCCGATTGACTGCACATATTGTATGGTCAACAAAGTATAGATATTCAGTTTTGGAAGGAGATATTAAGATACGTTGTCGAACAATTTTGATACAAATCTGTGAGGCAGAAGGAGTACAGATTTTGAAGGGAGTTGTATCAAAGAATCATATTCATATGCATATAGAATATAGGCCATCGCAAGATTTGAGTACACTGGTAAAGTTATTAAAGGGGCGTTCATCTAGGAAATTGCAAATGGAATTTCCGGAGTTAAAGAAAAGATATTGGGGCGTCACTTTTGGGCCATAGGATTTGGTTGTTGGAGTACAGGGAATATTACAGATGAGATGGTAAATGAATATTTGGAACATCATAGAAATCCTGATTCTAATGACAATACAAATTTCATAGTTGAGTAGGCAGACTTTCAGTCTGTAAGAAAACTATGGACTTTTAGTCCATAGTGGTTTATTTAAGTTTAACTGTCACATTTTCTGAAATATAAAAAAAATGCCCGCAAAAAATTTACAGGCATTTTTTTTAAATGTGTCATTATCTTCCTATTTCTGTCCCGGGAATCTATCCACAAACATATCCTTTAATTCATATTTTCTGGTATCCAGTCTTGGCGATTTGTCTAATACATTGAAATCTTTAGTGGCCGAAACTCTTGCTTTTGACGTTCCTAATGTAACAGGCTGTCCTGTAATATTTTCAATGGCAACTTTCAGTAAAGTTTCGGTAGGGTCACCAAAAGATTTGAAAGGCATGGTTTTGTCTTCCACTTTAAAATCAGGTATAAAACCTTCTTTTGTGCCATAATCAGACTTTCCTATTGCATTTACAGTTCTCAAAACTATGGGCTGCATACCGTATTTCCATCTCTTTTTGTCATCTGAAAGCGTGATTGAACCCACATTTTTACCATAAGTATGGTCTCCTATCAAAATCACATCCATAAAAGGTTTTAGATTGTTGATTACGAGTTCGCTGGCAGAAGCAGTACCCTGAGAAGTTAAAATATATACCCGGTTAAGTGTTCCAAGATTGTTTGCCTCATTGAGCCAATTAGCATCAAAAACATTGGCACCATATTGATTTTTAAAAGCAGTTGTCAATGCGGCATTCCATTCCTGACGGCTCATAAGCGTATTTGGCTTGAGATTTTTTACGATTAATGAGCTCAATATTTCGGATGAAGAAATATAACCACCTCCGTTGTATCTTAGATCGAGCACCAGCTCATTTACACCCTTTGCTTTGAAGTCGGCAAATACTTTACGCATGGCATCATCAAATGATGTAAGAAACTGTAGATAAACCAAATATCCAATTTTCTTATTGCCATATTCGAGTACTGTGCTATAGTGAATCGGGTCAGTTTGTACTTCCGCCTTGGTTACCTTTACAGTTTTTGAAGTACTTACTACTTCACTATTTACCATTTCACCAAGAGTAAGGCTAAGCGTTTCATTGGTCAAAGCCGTGGAATAGTTATCCGGTGTCATGGTTTTTCCATCAACCTGAGTGATGAAATCTCCCCTTTTGATTCCAGCTTTATCCGCAGGTGAACCTTTCAAAGTGTAAGAAACTGAAAAAGCAACTTTGCTTTCAGCTTTGTCGGCAAAAATGGGTACATATCTTATTCCCAAAACTTTATTAACACCTTGCAGTGAGGCGGTAAGAGCATCCACATCTTCCTCAATCCATGAAAACCTATCCAATTCGCCTGGTTTTACTAAAATCGACTCGAAATAGTCCATCGGATCGAGTTTATTGTCAGTGGTAGCTTTGGTTTTCATCTGACTTTCCCACAAATAATAGGTCTTCATTTCGTCATATATCCAACTGTTAGCATTGGCGTTGGGATTGACTGTTGTTGATGTGTTTTCAGTGGCAGCAGGGTTAACTTCAGTAAGTTTTTTACAAGAAACACCCAAAACAGCAAGGGCAATCAAACTTAGAGCCGCCCATTTTTTTAAAATCATATATTTCAAAATAATTGGTTTTTATAATTCAATACGTAAATTAATGCAAAAAAGTTGTGAATATTGTTTCCTGGTTGTCAAAAACTGATTTTAAGGCAGGATTTCTATTAAATGCTTGCTTTTAAAAATTAGCAATTGCTCAATTTTGACTTTTTAAAATGATTAATTTTGTAAAAATATCCGGAAAGATTAATGCCAATATTAGAGCCAGTTTTTCGTATTGCTGAAATTTGTTCGCTCAAAGGAATTGAAGATGTGATAGTTAGTCCAGGCTCAAGAAGTGCGGCTTTGGCACTGGCATTTAACCGTAACCCGGCAATCAGGACCAAAGTTATTGCCGATGAGCGTTCTGCCGCTTTTTTTGGACTGGGCAAGGCACTCGAAACTTCCAAAACTGTGGCATTGGTATGCACTTCCGGCTCCGCTGCACTCAATTATGCTCCGGCTGTATCAGAAGCATATTTTCAGGAAATACCCTTGTTAATTCTCACCGCCGACCGCCCACCTGAGTGGATTCATCAATACGACGGCCAGACGATTTTTCAGAAAGATATTTATGGAAAACATGTAAAAAAGGCATTTGAGTTGCCCGTTGATTATAGACATCCGGATGCCCAATGGCAAGTTGAAAGGATTATTAACGAGGCCATCGACCTTTCGCAGTCTTCTCCAAAAGGCCCGGTACATATCAATGTCCCAATCAGGGAACCATTTTATCCTGAAGATTATGAAGAATATGAGTTTGGAGTAAATATCAGGCATATTAAAAAAGTGGATACCCATGCTTCATTGGCTCATTCAGAATGGGCCGATCTGATGGATATCTGGAATAGTTCAGAATCGATAATGATTGCAGTGGGGCAAAATCGGGAAGATATTGATGAAGTTCTTTCGGAATTGTCCGAAGAACCTAATGTCGTAATTGTGGCCGATGTGATTGCTAATGTAAATGTAACTGACGCGATAAAAAGCCATGACCTATTTTTGCCTAAAATAAGCGAATCCCATTCCACCTACGCTCCTGAGTTACTTCTTACTTTTGGTAAGTCGTTTATTTCTAAATCTTTAAAGCAATTTTTAAGAAAAAATAAACCCAAATACCACTGGCATATACAGGAAAATCCTGATTTGATTGACCCCATGCAAAGCATAACGCATAAGATTGAAGTGCATGAGTCGTATTTTTTAAAAGAATTGGTTGAAACGCTTGATTTTGCAAAATTTAAAGAAGGCGATGATGAAGCCGAAGAGAGTGATTTCAAACTCAATTGGCAAGATGCCGCCGAAGCCTCCAGAAAGTATATCCACAGGAGTATTTTTGTGGAGGATTTTGCCGAAATACAGGCTACTGCCATGATATTTGATGCACTTCCTGATAATTCCGGTTTACATTTAGGTAACAGCATGCCGGTACGTTATGCCAATTATTTATCGGTTTTACTGGATAAAAATCAAAAAGTAAGCTGTAACCGTGGTACCAGTGGTATTGATGGCATTGTGAGTACTGCCCTGGGGCAGGCTTCCGCATTTGCCGGTATTTATACATGCATAGTAGGAGACGTATCTTTTTTCTATGATAGCAATGCTCTGTTTATAAATGATTTACCAGAAAATTTCCGTTGTGTAATAATCAACAATGCCGGTGGAAACATTTTCAGGTTAATAGACGGACCTTCAAAACAAGCCGAACTGGAGGATTTTTTTGTAACCCATCAAAAAAGAAATGCCGGCTCTTTATGTGAAGAAGCCGGCGTAGAATATTTCAAAGCATCCAATCAACTTGAGCTATCAGAAGCACTCAAAGTATTTTTTGAAGAAAGTAATTCGCCAAAACTACTCGAAGTGTTTACCGATGGTAAGACCGACGCCGAAGTTTTTAAAGCTTTTAAATCAGATTTTATTTTATAAAAGAAACACCCTGCAATGGATTTTCAAGCTTTAGCGTAGTCATTACCTGTGTTTTCTTTTTGTCTTTGGTGTTGATATAGCTTGCTTCTGAAGGGTATTTTAATCCCGAAACCACACCATATTTCTGAATATCATAAGTATGTGTTATTCCGGCTTCGGTCAGAATTTCTCTTTTGAGCAAACCGGTGGATTTGTCAAAATAATACTCCCGCTTTTTTGAACCCTTTTCCAAAACAATACCCGAGCAAGCTGTACCATCAATCGTACTGGTGTTAACGTTTCCTGTGACCTTGTATCCTTTCTTCTCGAAATCAACAAAGGGCCATAAGCCATCAATACCTTCTTGTTTTAAGTCATCTTTTTCCTTGGTATTGAGGTCTTTAACCGAGTAATTTGGTGCTTTGTCGCGGCTACCCATAGGGATTTTTATCCAACCTGCAGACTCATTTAGGACATAATAAAAATCACGGTCCATTATTGATTTTACCTTTGAAAATTTTTCAGACCCTCCAACTGTAACCAATTCTGAGAAGTCTGTGGCTGCATTAGCAGTATATGACCTTTTGTATTGGTAGGTTTCAAAATTGTATTTTTCTTTACCTCCTGTGGCATCTAGGTAGTTGTTGACAATTTCCTGAGGAGATTGAGCAAAAGCTGATGTAGCAAAAAGTAAACTTATAAGCGACAATATTTTCTTTTTCATTGTTGTAAATATCTTTTCAGATTAATTTTTTGTAAAAAAACAAAATCAGATTCGTAAACCGTAACAAACTTTGAACTTTAACGAAGTATTAACCAAAAAATTGATTTGAAATAGTTTGATTTTGAAAAATGATTAGTAAATTCGGATGTTAAACCTCTTAAAAACTATACCTTACCATGAAAAAAATCATCATTGCCGCCGTTGTTGGCGGAATTATCCTGTTTATGTGGCAGTTTGTTTCCTGGTCGATTAGCGGTCTTCATAACGGAATGCAAAAATATTCTCCCAAGCAAGATGAAATCCTCAAATATCTGGGTGATAACCTGGAAGAAGGCTTTTATTATTTGCCAACAGTCCCAGAAGGTACTTCAATGGAGGAGAGTTCAAAGTTTATGGAAAACAGTATGGGTAAGCCATGGGCTCAGGTTTACTATCATAAGTCTATGGACGCCAATATGGGAGTAAATATGGCCAGGGGACTCGTTGTTGATATTTTGGCAGTCTTGCTTTTATCATGGATGTTGATGAAAATGGGCAATGCCAGTATGCAAACTATTGTGATTACAACTTTAGCTGTAGGTTTTATCGGTTATCTGACCGATGTTTATACCAAATCGATATGGTTTGATACCAAAACTCTCGCCGACCTTATTGACGTAATAGTTGGATGGGGAGTAGTTGGTGTTTGGCTGGGTTGGTGGCTGCGAAGAAAATAAGATTAAAGAAAACTTTAGCCGGCAATAGCCGGCTTTTTTTTTACAATAAACCTAATTTTTCGAAAATTTGCTTCATTGATAAAGTCACTGCCACATTGACCAGCAAGCCTAGACTAAATGATACTAACAAGCTGGTAACAGGCATCAGAATAGCTTGTAAAAACAGAAACAAGGTAAAGCCGATAATACCTGAAAACAAACCCATGAAAGTTTTTCTGACCTGAAAAATCCCCTGGGTATAATGGATAAAAATGGCTAAAACGGCAGTCATAATCGGGAATGGAGTGAGGATTCCGCTCCAGTTAGGGCCTAAAATCTTTGCAAAATAAGTGATAAGGATTACGAAAGAAGTGATGACCAACATCCTTAAAAGTATTTCAAATCTCAGGGTCCTTTTAAATCCTTCGTTTTTATTTTCAACTTTTGGAAAAAATCTTAAGCCCAAAAACAAGAGAAAAAAACAAATGAAAAGCCATTGAAAAATATTGAATTTTGAAATTACAGGATTTAGCATGATTCCTGTAAGAAAATAAACCAAATAACCTGCAAACAGGCTGATTATGGCATTGTATTTTTTCCCCACCAAAATATAAGAAATACAAAAAGCCAGCCAGCCAATTATGCCCACCATCACACCGGGAATGGAGTTTACAGCAAATGTTTTGCCCTGCTCCAAAGCTATAAAAAGGATGATTGGTCCTGCCACCCAGGGCATGCTCGCCAACATGCCTCCGATACTGTTGCCCCATTTTTTGCTGGCAAAAGTCACCAGGGCAATTACCGTGGGCATCAGAATAATTTTGATCAGGAGTGTATTCAAATTTTTTGGGTTTAAAAATATATTATTGGAATTAAAACTGTTTTAAATAGCTGATTTTTGCAATGGAATGATTCTCAGATTTCGATATTGTAAGATTGGGGTTGAAGGCTTGTTTGTTGAATACCAAATAGATATATGACAGTGGCTGGTATTCCCATGAAAATCTGATGTTATAATTTTGCGAATTGTTCTCGGAATTTTTCTGAAAAAATCCTATCAACTGTAATCTGGGATTGAGAGCAAATCTACCCTCGATAGAATATAAATCAACATTGGTGGTAGTCATCGTTTCGCCCACTTTCGTAAAGTGATTGCGGTTTAATCTTCCTGAAATCGACACATGAGGAAGCGGAGCAAACTGTAAGATAAAATCACCAGATGAAAGATTTCCGTTAAAATAAGTACCACCTCCATACATCACGAGGAGGTTCAGCATTTTTGAAGGATCAGTGCTGGCATAAATCTGGTGGCGGGTATAATTGTATTTTCCCTGATTTATTTTTACGCCTAAAGGCTCAAATGCATCTGTAAGGTATTGATATGTAGGATTGATGCTGTATCCGAAAAACGCTCCACTTTGAAGGTTGAGCCAGACAGGGTAGAAAGTCCATACTTTTTCTATCAACTTACCGGTAGAGGCCTGGTGGTAATATTCCGGAAAAACGCTGGGCTCGTAGGCTCTCAACCAATTCTTAAACGGCAATTTTTTACCCCTGTACCACCAGAATATTCCTGGGGTTGTAGCTACTACGTCGTTTCTGGAAACAAACCCAAGTCCTGGGTCATAGTCTTTGGTTACTAAAGATTGTGTCCACCAAATTTTGAACTGGTTACTCACATAAAAATACTGGGCATATGCCGAAAGGCCGTTTTTTCCGGTGATTCCGGAAGTAGATTGCGAAACCAGGGTATTGAGCGAGTGTGAGTCAGAAAACCTGAAAAAACCATCAATCGAGCTCACAACATTGCTCCCGCCCGGTTGATTTTTTACGGTCAACAATCC
The sequence above is a segment of the Cytophagaceae bacterium genome. Coding sequences within it:
- a CDS encoding thioredoxin family protein, with product MKTIVAFLISTLLVTGISSFKSDKVKSNGGTEFYSGSYDNLIREAKKQKKMVILDFWAQWCGPCQKLDRETFSDKSLGNYIAQNYIIYKVDIDTFDGMEIVDRFAVDVFPTIMVFDPKEGAVGKYKGFYPPNYLQKELEKIQSKYNYYPVSTKESLAANK
- the menD gene encoding 2-succinyl-5-enolpyruvyl-6-hydroxy-3-cyclohexene-1-carboxylic-acid synthase, which encodes MPILEPVFRIAEICSLKGIEDVIVSPGSRSAALALAFNRNPAIRTKVIADERSAAFFGLGKALETSKTVALVCTSGSAALNYAPAVSEAYFQEIPLLILTADRPPEWIHQYDGQTIFQKDIYGKHVKKAFELPVDYRHPDAQWQVERIINEAIDLSQSSPKGPVHINVPIREPFYPEDYEEYEFGVNIRHIKKVDTHASLAHSEWADLMDIWNSSESIMIAVGQNREDIDEVLSELSEEPNVVIVADVIANVNVTDAIKSHDLFLPKISESHSTYAPELLLTFGKSFISKSLKQFLRKNKPKYHWHIQENPDLIDPMQSITHKIEVHESYFLKELVETLDFAKFKEGDDEAEESDFKLNWQDAAEASRKYIHRSIFVEDFAEIQATAMIFDALPDNSGLHLGNSMPVRYANYLSVLLDKNQKVSCNRGTSGIDGIVSTALGQASAFAGIYTCIVGDVSFFYDSNALFINDLPENFRCVIINNAGGNIFRLIDGPSKQAELEDFFVTHQKRNAGSLCEEAGVEYFKASNQLELSEALKVFFEESNSPKLLEVFTDGKTDAEVFKAFKSDFIL
- a CDS encoding branched-chain amino acid aminotransferase yields the protein MATDTININVRLTEKSRIDQLDPENIVFGTVFTDHMLVADCVNGEWQTPEIVPFGDMAFNPALSSLHYGQSIFEGMKAFKNEQDEVLMFRPLENFKRFNISAERMCMTTVPEEIFIGGLEELLRIDAAWVPKGEDNSLYLRPFMFSSDEYLGVRPSLNYRFMIILSPAGKYYSTPPKVKVETEFIRAAPGGVGYAKCAGNYAASLYPAKLAAQQGYTQLLWTDAIEHKYFEESGTMNVMFVKNGKIITPAVSTTILKGITRDTLIQLAKNMGIEVEERRVSVEEIIEGIKNGEVTEVFGAGTAVVVSPFAAIGFEGVDFDLPAITENSLSSKLKNKLNSIRTGQEPDTFGWVWKV
- a CDS encoding peptidase S41; this encodes MILKKWAALSLIALAVLGVSCKKLTEVNPAATENTSTTVNPNANANSWIYDEMKTYYLWESQMKTKATTDNKLDPMDYFESILVKPGELDRFSWIEEDVDALTASLQGVNKVLGIRYVPIFADKAESKVAFSVSYTLKGSPADKAGIKRGDFITQVDGKTMTPDNYSTALTNETLSLTLGEMVNSEVVSTSKTVKVTKAEVQTDPIHYSTVLEYGNKKIGYLVYLQFLTSFDDAMRKVFADFKAKGVNELVLDLRYNGGGYISSSEILSSLIVKNLKPNTLMSRQEWNAALTTAFKNQYGANVFDANWLNEANNLGTLNRVYILTSQGTASASELVINNLKPFMDVILIGDHTYGKNVGSITLSDDKKRWKYGMQPIVLRTVNAIGKSDYGTKEGFIPDFKVEDKTMPFKSFGDPTETLLKVAIENITGQPVTLGTSKARVSATKDFNVLDKSPRLDTRKYELKDMFVDRFPGQK
- the hemE gene encoding uroporphyrinogen decarboxylase, whose translation is MNLQNDLILRAAKGQHVERVPVWMMRQAGRILPEYRKVRETAGSFIKLATTPEMAAEVTIQPVDILGVDAAIIFSDILVVPEAMGLPYEMIEAKGPNFPKTIQSLDDLQGLNTTSAIDNLGYVFDALDIVKKELNGRVPLIGFAGAPFTIFCYMVEGKGSKTFSKAKKMMFTDPELSHSLLQKITDTTIMYLKTQILHGADLVQLFDSWAGILSPKQYREFSLPYISQICDAITEAPLTVFAKGAFFAREEIGKTSCNTVGLDWNMDIEESRRLIPEKTLQGNLDPCVLYASFGEIEKQTREMINAFGTQKYIANLGHGVYPDTDPEKVKCFIETVKSY